In one window of Blastopirellula marina DNA:
- a CDS encoding DUF1553 domain-containing protein, producing MKSVFCAYMALISLALLTTTAVADENDIDFGRDIRPILSGKCFHCHGPDPESREAGLRLDLEADAKVELDSGLIAIVPGKADESELLARIITDDESIRMPPPEIGKQLSDREVKLIRKWIEQGAPYAPHWSFTAPKKHTPPKVEKADWVKNDIDAFILKRLEEEGLTPNDEADKYALARRVSFALTGLPLSIEETEAFVNDNSPEAYEKLVDRLLADPAYGERWARVWLDIARYADSMGYEKDSPRTIWPYRDWVIKAINENKPFDQFSIEQLAGDLLTDPTQEQIIATAFHRNTMTNTEGGTNDEEFRNAAVVDRVNTTMQAWMGLTMECAQCHTHKYDPITQKEYFEFFAIFNQTEDADRGDEAPLHSWFTEEQKAEKASIESQLEEAKAKLKTILENSTDIALSDNVPNVGRYVRVENVSDSGFLHIAEVQVFSGENNVAIKGKASQSSVDYNGPPNLAIDGNTNGDFAGAMSTTHTKQEKNPWWEVDLGANTTIDKVVIWNRTDGDLFNRMTSCRVIILDENRQPVWAGRVDSPFNPSAEFIPPKSVDGMDERARTELAAYLKGNSPELEKQKKRIASLEKKRDGIKPITTPVMKQLPNDKYRKSHIQIRGNYQSHGDEVTASVLDSFHAFPETAQTDRLSMAQWLVSKENPLAARVVVNRHWEQLFGIGIVETSEDFGSQGELPTHPMLLDTLAVELMEHDWDTKWLVKQIVMSQAFRQSAKATPEKLERDARNQLVSRGPRVRLSAEMVRDQALAASGLLSEKMYGPAVRPPRPNLGLKAAFGGDTDWTTSSGEDRYRRGLYTMWRRTTPYPSMATFDAPSREVCTIRRITTNTPLQALVTLNDPVYIEAAQALGRKVWEQKDLSLEEKVVDAFRRVLKRPPSDQEKTRLVQLYELAKSQYAAMPEEATKLATDPLGPLPEGATADELAAWTIMGNVLLNLDETLNR from the coding sequence ATGAAATCGGTTTTCTGCGCCTACATGGCTTTAATCTCCTTGGCATTGCTGACAACCACAGCGGTGGCCGACGAGAACGATATTGATTTTGGTCGCGATATTCGACCAATCCTCTCTGGCAAGTGTTTTCATTGCCACGGCCCCGATCCTGAATCGCGCGAGGCCGGGCTGCGCCTCGATCTGGAAGCGGATGCCAAGGTCGAACTTGATAGTGGCCTGATAGCGATCGTCCCTGGCAAGGCAGACGAAAGCGAATTGCTGGCTCGGATCATCACCGACGACGAGTCGATTCGCATGCCTCCTCCCGAGATCGGCAAGCAATTGTCAGATCGGGAAGTGAAGCTCATTCGCAAGTGGATCGAGCAGGGGGCCCCCTATGCGCCACACTGGTCTTTTACCGCTCCCAAGAAGCACACGCCACCTAAAGTCGAAAAAGCAGACTGGGTAAAGAACGACATCGACGCGTTCATTCTCAAACGACTCGAAGAAGAAGGGCTCACGCCCAACGACGAAGCGGATAAGTACGCCCTGGCACGCCGCGTTTCCTTTGCCCTGACAGGTCTCCCCTTGTCGATCGAAGAAACCGAAGCGTTCGTCAACGACAACTCCCCCGAAGCTTACGAAAAGCTGGTCGATCGGTTGCTGGCCGATCCTGCCTACGGTGAACGCTGGGCCCGCGTCTGGTTGGACATTGCCCGATACGCAGATTCAATGGGTTATGAAAAAGATAGCCCTCGCACGATCTGGCCCTATCGCGACTGGGTGATCAAAGCCATCAACGAGAACAAGCCGTTCGATCAATTCAGTATCGAGCAACTTGCCGGTGACCTGCTAACTGATCCAACCCAAGAGCAGATTATTGCCACAGCGTTTCATCGCAACACGATGACCAACACCGAAGGGGGGACCAACGACGAAGAGTTCCGCAACGCGGCTGTGGTCGATCGCGTGAACACGACGATGCAGGCCTGGATGGGGCTGACGATGGAGTGTGCCCAGTGCCACACGCACAAGTACGACCCCATCACCCAGAAGGAATACTTCGAGTTCTTCGCGATCTTCAATCAAACCGAAGACGCCGACCGCGGCGACGAGGCTCCGTTGCATTCGTGGTTTACTGAAGAGCAGAAAGCAGAGAAAGCCAGTATCGAGTCGCAACTGGAAGAAGCAAAAGCGAAGCTGAAGACGATTCTGGAAAACTCGACCGACATCGCTTTGTCTGACAATGTGCCGAACGTGGGACGCTATGTACGCGTCGAGAATGTCTCGGACAGTGGCTTTCTGCACATCGCCGAGGTGCAGGTCTTTTCTGGCGAAAACAACGTTGCCATCAAGGGCAAGGCATCCCAAAGCAGCGTCGACTACAACGGTCCGCCGAATCTGGCCATCGATGGCAATACCAACGGCGACTTTGCCGGAGCGATGAGCACGACCCACACCAAGCAAGAGAAGAATCCTTGGTGGGAAGTTGATCTGGGGGCCAATACCACGATCGATAAGGTCGTGATTTGGAACCGCACCGACGGTGACCTGTTCAATCGAATGACGTCTTGCCGCGTGATCATTCTCGACGAGAATCGTCAGCCGGTGTGGGCTGGGCGAGTCGATTCCCCCTTCAATCCGAGTGCCGAGTTCATTCCGCCGAAATCGGTCGACGGCATGGACGAGCGGGCCCGGACCGAACTGGCTGCTTACCTGAAAGGGAATTCTCCGGAATTAGAGAAACAAAAGAAGCGGATCGCTAGTCTGGAGAAGAAACGGGACGGCATCAAGCCGATTACCACGCCCGTGATGAAGCAGCTACCCAACGACAAGTATCGCAAGTCGCACATTCAGATTCGCGGCAACTATCAATCGCACGGCGATGAAGTGACTGCCAGCGTGCTCGACAGTTTCCATGCTTTCCCAGAAACAGCCCAGACCGATCGTCTCTCGATGGCCCAGTGGCTGGTTAGCAAAGAGAACCCGCTGGCTGCCCGCGTGGTCGTTAACCGTCATTGGGAGCAGTTGTTTGGGATTGGCATTGTCGAAACAAGCGAAGACTTCGGTTCGCAGGGAGAGTTGCCAACCCATCCGATGCTGCTGGATACGCTAGCCGTCGAACTGATGGAACACGACTGGGATACAAAGTGGTTGGTCAAGCAAATCGTAATGAGCCAGGCCTTCCGTCAGTCGGCCAAGGCAACACCAGAGAAGCTAGAACGTGATGCCCGGAACCAGTTGGTATCGCGTGGACCGCGCGTGCGATTGTCGGCTGAAATGGTTCGCGACCAGGCGCTCGCGGCGAGTGGCCTGCTCAGCGAAAAGATGTACGGTCCAGCCGTTCGTCCGCCACGACCCAACCTCGGACTGAAAGCGGCGTTCGGCGGAGATACCGACTGGACGACAAGTTCCGGCGAGGATCGCTACCGCCGCGGCCTCTACACCATGTGGCGACGAACGACCCCTTATCCTTCGATGGCGACGTTCGACGCCCCAAGCCGTGAAGTTTGTACCATTCGCCGCATCACGACCAACACGCCGCTCCAGGCGTTGGTGACGCTGAACGATCCCGTGTACATCGAAGCCGCTCAGGCCCTCGGACGCAAAGTTTGGGAGCAGAAAGATCTTTCCTTGGAAGAGAAGGTCGTCGACGCTTTCCGCCGTGTCTTGAAACGGCCTCCGAGCGACCAGGAGAAGACGCGATTGGTTCAGTTGTACGAGCTGGCCAAGTCTCAGTACGCGGCGATGCCTGAGGAAGCGACCAAGCTGGCAACCGATCCGCTGGGCCCACTGCCTGAAGGTGCTACTGCCGATGAGCTTGCTGCCTGGACCATCATGGGCAACGTGCTTTTGAACCTGGACGAAACGCTGAACCGATAA
- a CDS encoding S8 family serine peptidase translates to MIRFCFAVVLLVSCCAPALAQDAFFPTADLLPKKEIGATRYLKQHRKFDGRDVIVAVFDTGCDPAAPGLQVTSDGKPKIIDMIDATGSGDVRTTTIRKVEEGQIEGLTGRKLTIPEKWENPSGDFRVGMKPAYELFPKSLIPRLRSENRKPWDEAVRAKIEQLTRELEVFNKANPKPKGEKLKQKKELEARIKELTKLGENWNDPGPIYDCVVFNDGKQWQAAIDTDEDGDLSDEKLMTNYKVKRQYSTFGEVDLVTFAVNIYQDGDVLSIVCDAGTHGTHVGGIIAANYPESPELNGVAPGAQIVSVKIGDTRLGSNSTGIGEDRGLIAVLENKCDLINMSYGGPSPEWSTGRTARLFSEIVNRYGVIFVASAGNSGPALSTVGGPGGTTSAILGVGAYVSPELMSTAFSVREELAEKPFTWSSRGPTMDGDLGVDITAPGAAVSPVSRWSLSPGSLMNGTSMSSPNACGGVALILSGLKQEKIAYTPESVKLAIKNTARKLETGSVWANGHGLIQVDAAFDWLENHGNDVEPEVRYEVTLPGMRTRRGVYLREAEEVKRVQEVTVEVDPQFNEDAKFGPRADYRAEFFLKCDADWVKIPEHFYVNHGGRTFKMEVDPRNLKPGAHFASVEGYFADRPEMGPRFRVPITVLVPSPKKTPTQFQTTLHLQPGQIDRTFIEVPMGATWVNVRMKPTKADDTKLYVFHALQRLEDRAFPTIEKQSFLRVEPDEVTEISFAVAEGKTLEMTLAQYWSTLGQTEVQLDATFYGIIPSPAELTWDGTNPIHRIDVQSSLSPVQIKPSAKFEKLRKTLLPVKSEVVALDPERDEFPRKRLNYGITLTYEFTLSEKSTVTPEPIIWANGYDRYSGGVYVIYDANKRVIKTGSGGRDATLDKGKYTLTFFFRQEDRKKVLELESMPIWLDYKISGPGIRTFDTHADAVEQSGSFSSTWLRPGQLLPVFLTTNPKDLPKQASPGDLLLGEIQFGDPDAKLGGDARRPGGFPLQYVVAAQPTPKLETPDQPKEDEPTLEDKLFNTKLAYLKTLKDKKQKKEFDKLFSQLNKEKKKHVPLLQAKLILLDENDRKDHLPEVVESADELLKAIPVSKVRSYFAQRRDPETDKEKQQMKEMTELKETIIDALYRKARAIAYMDLPMDDPEHPENKDIRKEPKDDKERAELFEKAYGDLESWVDTTDKKYALLHLRRLRRLDRQAEALQLLNKLIADDPTNLLLYKKRSDIYAELGWDFAEKYEEKWRKLRKREAYLPN, encoded by the coding sequence ATGATTCGTTTCTGCTTTGCCGTTGTTTTGTTGGTCTCTTGCTGTGCCCCTGCATTGGCTCAAGACGCGTTTTTCCCGACAGCCGACTTGCTGCCCAAGAAGGAAATCGGCGCGACCCGCTATCTGAAACAGCACCGCAAGTTTGATGGCCGCGATGTGATTGTCGCCGTCTTCGATACCGGCTGCGATCCGGCCGCGCCAGGCCTGCAGGTCACTTCCGATGGCAAGCCTAAGATCATTGACATGATCGATGCCACCGGCAGTGGAGACGTCCGTACGACGACCATCCGCAAAGTGGAAGAAGGGCAGATCGAAGGACTCACGGGGCGCAAGCTGACCATTCCCGAGAAATGGGAAAACCCCAGTGGTGATTTTCGCGTCGGCATGAAGCCGGCCTATGAGCTCTTTCCAAAAAGTCTTATTCCGCGTTTGAGGTCTGAAAACCGTAAGCCGTGGGACGAAGCCGTTCGCGCAAAGATCGAACAGCTAACTCGCGAGCTGGAAGTATTCAACAAGGCCAATCCCAAGCCCAAGGGAGAGAAGCTGAAGCAGAAGAAGGAACTCGAAGCTCGGATCAAAGAATTGACCAAGCTGGGCGAGAACTGGAACGACCCAGGTCCCATCTACGACTGCGTGGTCTTCAACGATGGCAAGCAGTGGCAGGCCGCGATCGACACCGACGAAGACGGCGACCTGAGCGACGAGAAGCTGATGACCAACTACAAGGTCAAGCGTCAGTACTCAACCTTTGGCGAAGTCGACTTGGTAACGTTTGCCGTAAATATCTACCAGGACGGCGACGTGCTAAGCATCGTTTGCGATGCTGGCACGCACGGTACGCACGTCGGCGGGATCATCGCCGCCAACTATCCCGAATCGCCGGAACTCAACGGCGTGGCCCCAGGGGCACAGATTGTTTCCGTGAAGATCGGCGACACGCGTCTCGGGTCGAACTCGACTGGTATTGGTGAAGACCGAGGCCTGATTGCTGTGCTGGAAAACAAGTGCGACCTGATCAACATGAGCTACGGTGGTCCTTCGCCAGAATGGAGCACTGGGCGAACGGCTCGTTTGTTCTCCGAAATCGTGAATCGCTACGGCGTGATCTTCGTGGCCAGCGCCGGCAATAGCGGCCCTGCGTTAAGCACCGTCGGCGGCCCAGGCGGAACGACCTCAGCCATTCTCGGTGTCGGGGCGTATGTCTCGCCGGAACTGATGTCCACGGCATTTTCGGTACGTGAAGAGTTGGCGGAGAAACCTTTCACGTGGAGCTCACGCGGGCCAACGATGGATGGAGATCTGGGTGTCGATATCACAGCCCCCGGTGCGGCGGTTTCGCCTGTTTCTCGCTGGTCCCTCTCACCAGGCAGCCTGATGAACGGGACGTCGATGTCCTCTCCCAACGCGTGTGGCGGTGTCGCGCTGATCCTCAGTGGATTGAAGCAAGAGAAGATCGCCTACACTCCGGAATCGGTCAAACTGGCCATCAAAAACACCGCTCGCAAGCTAGAAACTGGTTCCGTCTGGGCCAACGGACACGGTCTGATCCAGGTCGATGCAGCCTTCGACTGGCTGGAAAATCACGGCAATGATGTCGAACCAGAAGTTCGCTATGAAGTTACTTTGCCAGGCATGCGTACCAGACGGGGTGTCTACCTCCGCGAAGCAGAGGAAGTCAAACGCGTCCAGGAGGTAACCGTCGAGGTCGATCCGCAGTTCAACGAAGACGCGAAGTTCGGCCCCCGCGCGGACTATCGCGCCGAGTTCTTCCTCAAGTGCGACGCCGATTGGGTGAAGATCCCTGAGCACTTTTACGTGAACCATGGTGGTCGCACTTTCAAGATGGAAGTCGATCCCCGAAACCTGAAACCGGGTGCGCACTTTGCATCGGTCGAAGGTTACTTTGCCGATCGGCCTGAAATGGGACCGCGTTTCCGCGTGCCAATTACCGTGTTGGTTCCTTCGCCAAAGAAGACGCCGACCCAGTTTCAAACGACATTGCACCTTCAGCCAGGTCAAATCGACCGCACGTTTATCGAAGTCCCTATGGGAGCAACTTGGGTGAACGTTCGTATGAAGCCCACCAAGGCAGACGATACCAAGCTGTACGTGTTTCATGCATTGCAGCGTCTGGAAGACCGGGCTTTCCCGACGATCGAAAAGCAAAGCTTCCTGCGGGTCGAGCCGGATGAGGTCACCGAAATAAGTTTCGCCGTGGCTGAAGGGAAAACCTTGGAAATGACCCTGGCCCAGTACTGGTCGACGCTAGGTCAAACCGAAGTTCAGCTGGATGCGACCTTCTATGGCATCATCCCTAGCCCAGCCGAATTGACCTGGGATGGTACGAACCCGATTCATCGGATCGATGTTCAGTCGAGCCTGTCGCCGGTGCAGATCAAGCCCAGCGCCAAGTTCGAGAAGCTGCGCAAGACGCTGCTTCCAGTAAAGAGTGAAGTCGTAGCCCTCGATCCCGAGCGAGATGAGTTTCCTCGCAAGCGTTTGAACTACGGCATCACACTGACCTACGAATTCACGCTAAGCGAAAAGTCGACCGTTACGCCAGAGCCGATCATTTGGGCCAACGGCTATGATCGCTATTCCGGCGGTGTGTATGTGATTTACGATGCCAACAAACGGGTCATAAAGACCGGATCGGGCGGACGCGATGCGACACTCGATAAGGGGAAGTACACCCTGACGTTCTTCTTCCGCCAAGAGGATCGCAAAAAAGTCCTGGAACTGGAAAGCATGCCGATCTGGCTCGATTACAAGATCAGCGGGCCAGGGATTCGCACGTTCGATACGCATGCCGATGCCGTGGAACAGTCCGGTAGTTTCAGTTCGACATGGTTACGTCCCGGACAACTGCTTCCGGTGTTCCTGACGACCAATCCGAAAGACTTGCCCAAGCAGGCCTCGCCAGGAGATTTGCTGCTTGGGGAAATTCAGTTTGGCGATCCCGACGCCAAGTTGGGTGGCGATGCCCGACGACCTGGCGGTTTTCCACTTCAGTACGTGGTTGCCGCGCAGCCGACACCCAAGCTGGAAACACCTGACCAGCCAAAGGAGGATGAGCCAACCCTGGAAGACAAGCTCTTCAATACCAAGCTGGCATACCTGAAAACGCTGAAAGATAAGAAGCAGAAGAAGGAATTCGATAAGCTGTTCAGCCAACTGAACAAGGAAAAGAAAAAACATGTCCCCCTGCTGCAGGCCAAGTTGATCTTGCTGGACGAGAACGATCGCAAGGATCATCTGCCGGAAGTGGTGGAGTCAGCCGACGAACTGCTCAAGGCGATCCCGGTTAGCAAGGTCCGAAGCTACTTCGCCCAGCGCCGCGATCCCGAGACCGACAAAGAAAAGCAGCAGATGAAGGAGATGACCGAGCTAAAGGAAACGATCATCGATGCGCTTTACCGCAAGGCCCGGGCCATTGCCTATATGGATTTGCCGATGGATGATCCAGAACATCCCGAGAACAAAGACATCCGCAAAGAACCGAAAGACGACAAAGAGCGAGCCGAGTTGTTCGAGAAAGCGTATGGTGATCTTGAGAGCTGGGTCGATACCACCGATAAGAAGTACGCTCTTCTTCACTTGCGGCGATTACGTCGCCTCGATCGTCAGGCCGAAGCACTGCAACTGCTCAACAAGCTGATCGCCGACGATCCGACGAACCTGTTGCTGTACAAGAAACGCAGCGACATCTACGCTGAATTAGGCTGGGACTTCGCCGAGAAGTACGAGGAAAAGTGGCGAAAACTCCGCAAACGAGAGGCGTACCTCCCAAACTGA